In Primulina eburnea isolate SZY01 chromosome 3, ASM2296580v1, whole genome shotgun sequence, one DNA window encodes the following:
- the LOC140828650 gene encoding 1-aminocyclopropane-1-carboxylate synthase 7-like, with translation MVAENEQYLSVRLSKVAVSETHGEDSPYFAGWKAYDENPYDELCDSSGVIQMGLAENQVSFDLVEKYLEKHSANMGKETSSFRENALFQDYHGLKSFRKAMASFMEQIRGGRAKFDPDKIVITAGATAANELLTFILADPGDALLIPTPYYPGFDRDLRWRTGVNIIPIHCKSSNNFEITQESLESAYNEAESKNVKVRGVLITNPSNPLGATITRTVVEGILEFVTSKNIHLVSDEIYSGSAFSSDEFVSVSEILEARKYQESERVHIVYSLSKDLGVPGFRVGTIYSYNDHVVKTARRMSSFTLISSQTQQLIASMLSDRKFTENYIKTNRERLKKRQQIIVSGLENSGIQCLKGNAGLFCWMNLSPLLEECTKEQELDLWKLILNEVKLNISPGSSCHCSEPGWFRVCFANMSERTLDVALKRIHAFISKKLMKRSIDGQ, from the exons ATGGTGGCAGAGAATGAACAGTACTTGTCTGTTAGATTGTCGAAAGTTGCTGTATCAGAAACACACGGTGAAGATTCACCATATTTTGCTGGTTGGAAAGCATATGATGAAAATCCTTATGATGAATTGTGCGACTCCTCTGGAGTTATACAGATGGGACTCGCAGAAAATCAA GTTTCATTTGATTTGGTGGAGAAATACCTGGAAAAGCATTCAGCAAACATGGGAAAGGAAACTTCCTCCTTTAGAGAGAATGCGCTATTTCAAGATTATCATGGGCTGAAATCTTTCAGAAAG GCAATGGCAAGCTTTATGGAACAGATTCGAGGGGGGCGAGCGAAATTCGACCCCGATAAAATTGTAATAACAGCGGGAGCAACAGCAGCAAATGAGCTGTTAACTTTCATTTTAGCTGATCCAGGAGATGCTTTGCTTATTCCAACTCCTTACTACCCAgg GTTTGACAGGGATTTAAGGTGGAGAACTGGTGTAAATATAATCCCAATTCATTGCAAAAGTTCAAACAATTTCGAAATAACTCAAGAATCTTTAGAATCAGCCTACAACGAAGCCGAGTCAAAGAACGTCAAAGTTAGAGGAGTCCTCATAACAAATCCCTCAAACCCTTTGGGCGCAACAATTACACGAACTGTTGTTGAAGGGATTCTTGAATTCGTTACGAGCAAAAACATCCATCTTGTCTCGGATGAAATCTACTCGGGATCAGCATTCTCTTCCGATGAATTTGTCAGCGTTTCTGAAATTCTTGAGGCGAGAAAATACCAAGAATCCGAAAGGGTGCACATTGTTTATAGCCTTTCCAAAGATTTAGGGGTTCCAGGTTTTAGGGTTGGCACCATTTATTCTTACAATGATCATGTCGTGAAAACTGCAAGAAGAATGTCTAGTTTCACTTTGATTTCTTCACAAACTCAACAGCTTATCGCTTCAATGCTTTCGGATCGAAAATTCACAGAAAACTACATTAAAACGAATCGAGAAAGGTTGAAAAAGAGGCAGCAAATAATTGTTTCGGGGTTGGAAAATTCTGGGATCCAGTGTTTGAAAGGAAATGCTGGATTGTTTTGTTGGATGAATTTGAGCCCTTTGTTGGAGGAGTGTACAAAAGAACAAGAACTAGATTTGTGGAAATTAATATTGAATGAAGTGAAATTGAATATATCTCCGGGATCTTCTTGCCATTGTTCCGAGCCCGGATGGTTTAGGGTTTGCTTTGCAAACATGAGCGAACGTACACTCGATGTTGCACTCAAGAGAATTCATGCTTTTATTAGTAAAAAACTTATGAAGAGATCAATTGATGGACAATAA
- the LOC140825451 gene encoding thioredoxin-like 2, chloroplastic: MADLMQFSCNSMSFSSSIVTAFSSSLNSSKRPLSFSQRLHRRILSVSDISSLGGEFLPPNSFKSSKELASFKIQATVTETEPPKWWERNVGPNMIDIHSTQEFLNALSQAGDKLVIVEFYGTWCASCRALFPKLCRTAEEHPDIVFLKVNFDENKPMCKSLNVKVLPNFHFYRGADGQLEAFSCSLAKFQKIKDAIALHNTARCSIGPPKGVGDLNLERLSAPKEKRPESSAT; encoded by the exons ATGGCCGATTTGATGCAATTTTCTTGCAATTCTATGAGCTTTTCTTCTTCTATTGTAACCGCGTTTTCTTCGTCTTTGAATTCATCTAAAAGGCCCCTTTCTTTCAGCCAAAGATTACACAGAAGGATTTTATCTGTTTCAGATATCTCATCTCTTGGTGGTGAATTTTTACCCCCAAATTCCTTCAAATCCAGCAAGGAATTAGCATCTTTCAAG ATACAAGCAACTGTTACTGAAACTGAGCCACCCAAGTGGTGGGAAAGAAATGTGGGTCCAAATATGATCGATATTCATTCCACGCAAGAATTTTTGAATGCCTTGAGTCAGGCTGGAGATAAGCTAGTTATAGTTGAGTTCTATGGGACATGGTGCGCTTCTTGTCGGGCACTATTTCCTAAG CTATGCAGAACAGCTGAGGAACATCCCGATATTGTGTTCCTTAAAGTTAATTTTGATGAAAACAAGCCCATGTGCAAAAGTTTGAATGTAAAGGTTCTTCCTAATTTCCACTTCTACCGTGGGGCAGATGGACAGCTTGAGGCCTTCTCTTGTTCCCTAGCCAAA TTTCAGAAAATAAAGGATGCCATCGCATTACATAACACTGCTCGATGCAGCATTGGTCCACCTAAAGGTGTCGGAGATCTCAACCTAGAAAGACTCTCGGCTCCAAAAGAGAAGCGACCCGAATCTTCTGCCACATAG
- the LOC140825454 gene encoding enhanced ethylene response protein 5, whose amino-acid sequence MAAYMSMGEANRRINEYLNRFSDAVSYQDGNSLSRLLSVSSDSASLLSLADALNVFQDANRVIRQSEKHSQYTEILLPIFRALQSYRLGNLVESYMAFERASNAFIQEFRNWDSAWALEALYVIAYEIRILAERADIELASFGKTPEKLKGAGSFLMKVFGVLAGKGPKRVGALYVTCQLFKIYFKLGTVHLCRSVIRSIETARIFDFEEFPVRDKVTYMYYTGRLEVYNENFPAADHKLSYALTHCNDRKEENIRMILKYLIPVKLSIGILPRDSLLQKFNLNEYSDVVLALRRGDLRLLRHALQEHEDRFLRSGVYLVLEKLELQVYQRLIKKIYIIQKQKDPNKAHQIKLDVIVKALKWLEIDMDLDEVECIMSILIYKNLVKGYFAHKSKVAVLSKQDPFPKLNGKPVNS is encoded by the exons ATGGCTGCATATATGAGCATGGGAGAAGCCAACCGACGAATTAATGAATACCTAAATCGCTTCTCCGATGCCGTTTCATATCAGGATGGTAATTCCCTGAGCCGGCTGCTCTCCGTCTCCTCCGACTCCGCCTCCCTCCTCTCCCTCGCCGATGCCCTCAACGTCTTCCAG GATGCTAATAGAGTGATTAGGCAATCCGAGAAGCATTCTCAGTATACAGAAATTCTATTGCCGATATTCCGGGCTTTGCAGAGTTATCGACTTGGAAATCTGGTCGAATCTTACATGGCCTTTGAAAGAGCATCCAA TGCTTTTATTCAGGAGTTCCGAAATTGGGATTCGGCCTGGGCTTTGGAAGCGTTGTATGTTATTGCGTATGAAATTAGGATTCTTGCTGAGAGG GCTGATATAGAGTTAGCTTCATTTGGGAAAACCCCGGAGAAGTTGAAAGGTGCTGGCTCTTTCCTCATGAAAGTGTTTGGCGTTCTTGCTGGAAAGGGACCAAAACGCGTGGGAGCTCTATATGTGACTTgtcaactttttaaaatatatttcaagCTCGGGACAGTCCATTTATGTCGCAGTGTGATACGAAGTATTGAGACGGCTAGAATTTTTGACTTCGAGGAGTTTCCTGTCAGGGATAAAGTCACTTACATGTATTACACTGGTCGATTGGAGGTATACAATGAAAACTTTCCGGCTGCTGACCATAAATTATCATATGCATTAACACACTGCAATGATCGGAAAGAAGAAAACATAAG GATGATTCTGAAATATCTTATACCCGTGAAGCTTTCAATAGGCATTTTACCTAGGGATTCACTTCTTCAAAAGTTTAACTTGAATGAG TACAGCGATGTTGTGCTTGCTCTCAGGAGAGGTGATCTTCGACTTTTAAGACATGCCCTTCAGGAACACGAGGACAG GTTCTTGAGATCCGGGGTTTATCTCGTTCTAGAGAAGTTAGAACTCCAAGTTTACCAACGACTGATTAAAAAAAT CTACATCATTCAAAAGCAGAAGGATCCGAATAAAGCTCACCAGATCAAGTTAGATGTAATTGTTAAAGCGCTAAAATGGCTCGAGATCGACATGGATCTTGATGAG GTGGAGTGCATAATGTCCATTCTAATATACAAGAATCTCGTGAAAGGGTATTTTGCTCACAAGAGCAAAGTTGCGGTTCTGAGCAAACAAGACCCGTTTCCTAAATTAAACGGCAAACCTGTTAACTCGTAG